DNA sequence from the Coffea arabica cultivar ET-39 chromosome 11c, Coffea Arabica ET-39 HiFi, whole genome shotgun sequence genome:
ATGTTTCTACAAAATAATTTAGATGTAATGTAGATATTTTATTGAGTGCCCATTGAGCGTGCATTAGAAAATTCTATAGATTATTATTACGAGAATAGAAAGCCATCCTTCAATAAGTTTCTTATCAAAATTGAAACAACTCACTAAACATACCTaaagttttccaaattttttaacACTCATCCATTCACTGTAAcaagattttctttcctttatttaCATAGTCAAATGTTCGTCTGTATCCGATTTATTTGAtactttcttccatttttagagAAGGTGCACTCATTCGGATTTCAAGAGATGGTACGCGGGATAAGTACCACTTAAAAAGATCTCCTTTTATCTCTAACTCTGGTCACCTGAGTCATTCACTTTCCTGACCCAAATCAATCGTGTAAATTTATAGATTTCGCCAATGTGttaaagaaacaaaggaaagaaatggaAGGATAAGGAGAAATTCATTGAATTTGTCTTCATTCAGATTATCGTATTATTAGAGCATGAAATTTAAACTCACCGAAGGTATATTTTATGTAGGAATCTTTCTTGTCTCCTGCTCTATATATTCCAAAGAAACATTGGACATGGggtcggaaaaaaaaaaaaaaaaacttcccaGTGTTCTTTATCCACGAACTCTTCAGCATAAAACCACCCTGAAAGGTAGCTAGTTTCAGTTTcagaaggagagaagagagaagagaaaaatgTGCGGCAAAACCCAGGATCAAGCCAACGCCACTGAACAGGACTCAGCTGCTGTTGCCTCTGAAATTGGAGGAAGCGGGACAAAACCAAATCCTTCCTCACTAGCACCTGTAAATCTTGATCAGTAAGtaattattttatcctttttccTTTAACCAAAAATGTCTTTTGGCAGCCTAATAGCTTAAGATTTCTTCATGTTTTTTGCAATTCCAAGCCGGGTTTAATATCCACCTTTTGCTGTCTAAAGTCTTTAACTGGCCATTTATTGAAACCCATGAAAAATCCTTTCTTATTGTTTTCGTTTTTGAGGCACGTTACAATTTTGCATAATTTTTTAGCCTTCATGCATGAAACTTTCCCATACGTAACGCATATAATTATTATGCCAACCCGCTGATTTACTTTAAATTCATGATTACCCTGTGTATTggaccattttcttttttgaaacttttttaATCAAACAACAGACTACTTGCATGcatatcttttatttttagtttttgttctCCAAATTGATAaggatggttttttttttttttttttaatctttggtACGTTACACAGCGGTGATCCTACTGCATATGAGACCTACTGGAGTAAGGTAGGTGAAAGGAGCACAATTACATTTACGGGAGATCAGTCCTTGAGTTATTTTGCCAATGCCAAGAACTTGTGCTGGTTTTTGGAGCCAAAACTGGAGGAGGAAATCAGGAGGTTGCATCATGTGGTGGGCAATGCAAAGGTGGATGATCATTTCATCATAGTGGGCAACGGATCGAGTCAGCTTATTCAGGCTGCCCTCTATGCTGTATCCCCCTCTGATCAACCTCAGCCCACAAGTGTGGTTTCAGCCGCTCCTTACTACTCGGTTAGCTTTGTCGGCTTCCAAATCAGTCATCAATCCctctttttaaattataaattagtAATTGATTTGACTTTTTAGAAAATGTTAGTTTATTTGTAGCACAAGTTTATTTAATCGGCCAAAAGTCGGTTGAACATAAGTTGTACTATTGTTTGTGTAAGATATAAACCTTGTGCTAAGCATACAAAGTGATCTAGACAATGTAAATTCGCTAATCATGGGCATGTGAAGGCTGCTAGAAGGATTGATTTTGTTTAAGTTTCAATCATGTGTAATGCTACTATTTAATGTACTAATGCAGCCGCCTAATCGATCACTTTCTGTCTCAATTGATTTAATGTCTCCCAAGTCCTATGCatttataattaattatgtTGCTTGTTTATTTGCAGGCATACCAAGAAGTGGCAGATTTGTTGCGGTCAGGGCTCTACAAATGGGGAGGTGATGCTTACAGTTTTAACAAAGATGAACCGTACATAGAGATGGTAACCTCCCCAAACAACCCTTGTGGGATGACGAGAGAACCGGTCGTGAACCGGCCTCAAGGAAAGATCATCCACGATCTTGCTTATTACTGGCCTCACTACACTCCCATTACCTCTCAAGTTGACTATGATATCATGCTGTTTACCGTTTCCAAATGCACCGGGCATGCTGGTTCAAGAATTGGGTAGGGCTTCTGTTATCTAATATCCTAATTAATTCCTAGTAAAGACAACTAAATATAATATTCTTGTGCTTGAGTTATAATATTTTTCTATTGCTATGATTTGCATGAGAAGATGGGCTCTTGTTAGGGACAAGGACGTGGCAAGAAAGATGGTGGATTTAATGGTGATCAGCACAATTGGGGTTTCTAAAGAATCCCAACTTAGAGCTGCTAAGATTCTGGGAGTCATTTCAGATAGCTGCTTACTGGATAAATCTCCTGGCCTGGAAAACTTCTTTGAATACGCTCAGCATCTCATGGCTGCAAGATGGGAGAAGTTGAGGGAGATTGTGAAAGTGAATGAACTATTTAGTCTAACCGAGTACCCCTCCGAATACTGCCTCTTTACCAAAGAGTTCACTG
Encoded proteins:
- the LOC113718642 gene encoding L-tryptophan--pyruvate aminotransferase 1 — its product is MCGKTQDQANATEQDSAAVASEIGGSGTKPNPSSLAPVNLDHGDPTAYETYWSKVGERSTITFTGDQSLSYFANAKNLCWFLEPKLEEEIRRLHHVVGNAKVDDHFIIVGNGSSQLIQAALYAVSPSDQPQPTSVVSAAPYYSAYQEVADLLRSGLYKWGGDAYSFNKDEPYIEMVTSPNNPCGMTREPVVNRPQGKIIHDLAYYWPHYTPITSQVDYDIMLFTVSKCTGHAGSRIGWALVRDKDVARKMVDLMVISTIGVSKESQLRAAKILGVISDSCLLDKSPGLENFFEYAQHLMAARWEKLREIVKVNELFSLTEYPSEYCLFTKEFTEARPAFAWMSCKSDMEDIEKILRGHKILARGGKRFGSDPKYVRISMLSRDQEFNLFLERLSSIHGITSGN